In Mixophyes fleayi isolate aMixFle1 chromosome 4, aMixFle1.hap1, whole genome shotgun sequence, the following proteins share a genomic window:
- the BNC1 gene encoding zinc finger protein basonuclin-1 isoform X1 encodes MNEAIRCTLVNCICLGFKPGKISPRHCDQCRHGWVAHALSKLQIPHFYPTSQVEIVQSSVVFDISSLMLYGTQAVPIRLKILLDRLFSVLKQEEVIQILHSLDWTLQDYIRGYVLQDASGKVLDHWSIMTVEEELATLQQFLRFGETKSIVELMAIHEKEGYSVLVPSTRTNSDIRTFIESSNSRSSPVLPSTLEKVSPSSLHPFENMINNMAFTLPFQFFSPVPPPLIGSPSERPLMERSQDRGNESKQDAHMSFSESSFLTSSSASFHLENESSISAHDVITKAEDDSPLSDSSSHNTVSNYEMASVSPESKLNSAERNGTGPRKGRVFCTACEKTFYDKGTLKIHYNAVHLKIKHRCTIEGCNMVFSSLRSRNRHSSNPNPRLHMPMNRNNRDKDLRNGLIISVSEDHKRLGLKSPCPDNRSANNYVSPGIDSKITSGLPNVGQSCVLIPNLKTVQPVLPFYRSPVTPAEIANTPGMLPSLPPISSSVIEKLVSTELPLDAMPKKKSRKSSMPIKIQKESVDAPNESTENISSEEDLPPNKDDAHVFDNCDKNLEPSVDIPNGLERDHVHFSNSLQPQNVEEHNFHSVLDKSYDNTSSDSENEFQPFREEPALKVDSSENKYEHSNHFNVVKQLADPSLYNNEQPKHADSEDSIEFRHYPLTGGIFGAISNKSSGMGNSADPERRDQHLDIPKDENRFHCEICKKAFKNPYSVKMHYKNVHPKEMHLCTINGCNAAFPSRRSRDRHSSNLNLHHKLLTKDALELQNNSYNIPYLLKDMAKDHYQYSPLKNPGQTSVIFKGMNRTGSLVYPMNKIREPCLDSFGADPVNDSVVLDLSTNASIKSASSSHSSWDSDGGSEEGNLPVEDSDESCEGLSFVSQDDLYQNFNLVNRAHQSFSNIPSGIPITCHICQKTYSNKGTFRAHYKTVHLRQLHKCKVAGCNTMFSSVRSRNRHSQNPNLHRSISESPDTV; translated from the exons ATGAATGAG gcAATAAGATGTACATTGGTAAACTGCATCTGTTTGGGATTTAAACCTGGGAAAATAAGCCCCCGTCATTGTGATCAGTGTAGGCACGGATGGGTGGCACATG CATTAAGCAAGTTACAGATTCCGCACTTCTATCCCACCAGCCAAGTTGAGATTGTTCAGTCCAGCGTAGTCTTCGATATCAGCAGCCTTATGCTTTATGGCACTCAAGCCGTTCCCATTCGTCTGAAAATTCTGCTTGATCGACTTTTCAGTGTCCTAAAGCAAGAAGAGGTCATACAGATCCTCCATTCACTTGACTGGACACTGCAGGACTACATCCGGGGTTACGTTCTTCAG gaTGCATCTGGAAAAGTCCTAGATCACTGGTCTATAATGACAGTTGAAGAAGAATTGGCGACGTTGCAGCAGTTTCTTCGTTTTGGGGAAACTAAATCTATTGTAGAACTTATGGCAATCCATGAAAAAGAGGGATACTCTGTCCTGGTGCCCAGCACTAGGACAAACTCTGACATTAGAACATTTATTGAAAGCAGCAACTCCAGAAGCAGCCCTGTTCTCCCTTCGACACTGGAGAAAGTGTCTCCATCCTCTTTACATCCATTTGAGAACATGATCAATAACATGGCCTTCACGCTTCCATTTCAGTTTTTTAGCCCGGTGCCTCCCCCTCTCATAGGCTCACCATCTGAGAGGCCACTCATGGAAAGAAGTCAGGACAGAGGGAACGAAAGCAAACAAGATGCCCATATGTCATTCTCTGAGAGCAGCTTCTTGACTTCCAGTTCTGCATCATTTCATTTGGAAAATGAGTCCAGCATTAGTGCTCATGATGTCATCACCAAAGCAGAAGACGATAGCCCGTTAAGTGATTCCAGCTCACACAACACAGTGTCAAACTATGAGATGGCTTCAGTTTCTCCTGAAAGTAAACTGAATTCTGCTGAGAGAAATGGCACTGGACCCAGAAAGGGCCGTGTCTTCTGCACTGCTTGTGAAAAGACCTTTTATGACAAAGGAACATTAAAGATACATTACAATGCTGTCCATCTGAAGATAAAACACAGGTGTACCATTGAGGGCTGCAATATGGTATTTAGTTCCCTACGTAGCAGAAATCGTCACAGTTCTAACCCCAACCCACGACTTCATATGCCAATGAATAGGAATAATCGAGATAAAGATTTGAGGAATGGACTAATCATCTCCGTATCTGAGGATCACAAAAGGCTAGGACTTAAATCTCCTTGCCCGGATAACAGATCTGCAAATAACTATGTAAGTCCTGGCATTGACTCAAAGATTACATCTGGTCTACCTAATGTTGGGCAGTCTTGTGTTCTGATTCCTAACTTGAAAACTGTTCAACCAGTTCTACCCTTCTACCGAAGTCCAGTTACTCCAGCTGAGATTGCCAATACTCCTGGCATGCTCCCTTCCCTACCGCCCATCTCTTCATCTGTCATTGAAAAGCTGGTTTCCACAGAACTCCCTTTAGATGCAATGCCCAAAAAGAAATCTCGAAAATCTAGCATGCCCatcaaaatacaaaaagaatCCGTGGATGCACCTAATGAAAGCACAGAAAACATTAGTTCTGAAGAGGATCTCCCACCAAACAAGGATGATGCCCATGTTTTTGACAATTGTGATAAAAACCTAGAGCCCTCAGTTGATATTCCAAATGGACTTGAGAGGGATCATGTGCATTTTTCAAATTCATTGCAGCCCCAGAATGTAGAGGAACACAATTTTCACTCTGTTCTAGATAAGAGTTACGACAATACGTCTTCCGATTCCGAAAATGAATTTCAGCCCTTCCGAGAAGAGCCAGCATTGAAAGTAGATTCCAGTGAAAATAAGTATGAACACTCAAACCACTTTAATGTTGTGAAGCAGCTGGCCGACCCCTCCCTGTATAATAATGAACAGCCAAAACATGCAGATTCCGAGGACAGTATTGAATTTCGACATTACCCTTTGACCGGAGGCATTTTTGGTGCAATATCTAACAAGAGCTCTGGCATGGGTAACTCTGCAGACCCAGAACGCAGAGACCAGCACTTAGATATTCCCAAGGATGAAAATCGCTTCCACTGTGAGATTTGTAAGAAAGCGTTTAAAAACCCATACAGTGTTAAGATGCATTACAAAAATGTACACCCCAAAGAAATGCATTTATGTACAATCAATGGCTGCAATGCTGCTTTCCCTTCCCGGAGGAGCAGAGACAG GCACAGTTCTAATCTGAATCTTCATCATAAGCTACTGACCAAAGATGCTTTGGAACTGCAGAACAACTCTTACAATATCCCTTATCTTCTAAAAGACATGGCCAAGGATCACTACCAGTACTCCCCACTAAAAAACCCAGGACAAACATCTGTGATCTTCAAAGGAATGAACCGAACAGGGAGTCTGGTTTATCCCATGAACAAGATCAGAGAGCCTTGTTTGGACAGCTTTGGTGCAGATCCTGTGAATGACAGCGTTGTGTTGGATTTGAGCACCAATGCGAGTATCAAGTCAGCAAGCAGTTCACATTCCTCGTGGGACTCGGATGGCGGAAGTGAAGAAGGTAACCTACCAGTGGAGGATAGTGATGAAAGCTGTGAAGGCTTGAGCTTTGTGTCCCAGGATGACCTTTACCAGAATTTTAATTTGGTCAATAGAGCTCACCAGAGTTTTTCAAATATACCCTCTGGTATACCAATAACCTGCCACATCTGCCAAAAAACTTACAGTAACAAGGGGACTTTCAGGGCCCATTACAAAACTGTGCATCTCCGGCAGCTCCACAAATGTAAGGTGGCTGGCTGCAATACCATGTTTTCCTCTGTGCGTAGCCGGAACCGGCATAGCCAAAATCCTAACTTGCACAGAAGCATTTCTGAGTCACCAGATACTGTGTAG
- the BNC1 gene encoding zinc finger protein basonuclin-1 isoform X2: MNEAIRCTLVNCICLGFKPGKISPRHCDQCRHGWVAHALSKLQIPHFYPTSQVEIVQSSVVFDISSLMLYGTQAVPIRLKILLDRLFSVLKQEEVIQILHSLDWTLQDYIRGYVLQDASGKVLDHWSIMTVEEELATLQQFLRFGETKSIVELMAIHEKEGYSVLVPSTRTNSDIRTFIESSNSRSSPVLPSTLEKVSPSSLHPFENMINNMAFTLPFQFFSPVPPPLIGSPSERPLMERSQDRGNESKQDAHMSFSESSFLTSSSASFHLENESSISAHDVITKAEDDSPLSDSSSHNTVSNYEMASVSPESKLNSAERNGTGPRKGRVFCTACEKTFYDKGTLKIHYNAVHLKIKHRCTIEGCNMVFSSLRSRNRHSSNPNPRLHMPMNRNNRDKDLRNGLIISVSEDHKRLGLKSPCPDNRSANNYVSPGIDSKITSGLPNVGQSCVLIPNLKTVQPVLPFYRSPVTPAEIANTPGMLPSLPPISSSVIEKLVSTELPLDAMPKKKSRKSSMPIKIQKESVDAPNESTENISSEEDLPPNKDDAHVFDNCDKNLEPSVDIPNGLERDHVHFSNSLQPQNVEEHNFHSVLDKSYDNTSSDSENEFQPFREEPALKVDSSENKYEHSNHFNVVKQLADPSLYNNEQPKHADSEDSIEFRHYPLTGGIFGAISNKSSGMGNSADPERRDQHLDIPKDENRFHCEICKKAFKNPYSVKMHYKNVHPKEMHLCTINGCNAAFPSRRSRDRHSSNLNLHHKLLTKDALELQNNSYNIPYLLKDMAKDHYQYSPLKNPGQTSVIFKGMNRTGSLVYPMNKIREPCLDSFGADPVNDSVVLDLSTNASIKSASSSHSSWDSDGGSEEGKSIILKERNNDAFQNRGCANNSFY, from the exons ATGAATGAG gcAATAAGATGTACATTGGTAAACTGCATCTGTTTGGGATTTAAACCTGGGAAAATAAGCCCCCGTCATTGTGATCAGTGTAGGCACGGATGGGTGGCACATG CATTAAGCAAGTTACAGATTCCGCACTTCTATCCCACCAGCCAAGTTGAGATTGTTCAGTCCAGCGTAGTCTTCGATATCAGCAGCCTTATGCTTTATGGCACTCAAGCCGTTCCCATTCGTCTGAAAATTCTGCTTGATCGACTTTTCAGTGTCCTAAAGCAAGAAGAGGTCATACAGATCCTCCATTCACTTGACTGGACACTGCAGGACTACATCCGGGGTTACGTTCTTCAG gaTGCATCTGGAAAAGTCCTAGATCACTGGTCTATAATGACAGTTGAAGAAGAATTGGCGACGTTGCAGCAGTTTCTTCGTTTTGGGGAAACTAAATCTATTGTAGAACTTATGGCAATCCATGAAAAAGAGGGATACTCTGTCCTGGTGCCCAGCACTAGGACAAACTCTGACATTAGAACATTTATTGAAAGCAGCAACTCCAGAAGCAGCCCTGTTCTCCCTTCGACACTGGAGAAAGTGTCTCCATCCTCTTTACATCCATTTGAGAACATGATCAATAACATGGCCTTCACGCTTCCATTTCAGTTTTTTAGCCCGGTGCCTCCCCCTCTCATAGGCTCACCATCTGAGAGGCCACTCATGGAAAGAAGTCAGGACAGAGGGAACGAAAGCAAACAAGATGCCCATATGTCATTCTCTGAGAGCAGCTTCTTGACTTCCAGTTCTGCATCATTTCATTTGGAAAATGAGTCCAGCATTAGTGCTCATGATGTCATCACCAAAGCAGAAGACGATAGCCCGTTAAGTGATTCCAGCTCACACAACACAGTGTCAAACTATGAGATGGCTTCAGTTTCTCCTGAAAGTAAACTGAATTCTGCTGAGAGAAATGGCACTGGACCCAGAAAGGGCCGTGTCTTCTGCACTGCTTGTGAAAAGACCTTTTATGACAAAGGAACATTAAAGATACATTACAATGCTGTCCATCTGAAGATAAAACACAGGTGTACCATTGAGGGCTGCAATATGGTATTTAGTTCCCTACGTAGCAGAAATCGTCACAGTTCTAACCCCAACCCACGACTTCATATGCCAATGAATAGGAATAATCGAGATAAAGATTTGAGGAATGGACTAATCATCTCCGTATCTGAGGATCACAAAAGGCTAGGACTTAAATCTCCTTGCCCGGATAACAGATCTGCAAATAACTATGTAAGTCCTGGCATTGACTCAAAGATTACATCTGGTCTACCTAATGTTGGGCAGTCTTGTGTTCTGATTCCTAACTTGAAAACTGTTCAACCAGTTCTACCCTTCTACCGAAGTCCAGTTACTCCAGCTGAGATTGCCAATACTCCTGGCATGCTCCCTTCCCTACCGCCCATCTCTTCATCTGTCATTGAAAAGCTGGTTTCCACAGAACTCCCTTTAGATGCAATGCCCAAAAAGAAATCTCGAAAATCTAGCATGCCCatcaaaatacaaaaagaatCCGTGGATGCACCTAATGAAAGCACAGAAAACATTAGTTCTGAAGAGGATCTCCCACCAAACAAGGATGATGCCCATGTTTTTGACAATTGTGATAAAAACCTAGAGCCCTCAGTTGATATTCCAAATGGACTTGAGAGGGATCATGTGCATTTTTCAAATTCATTGCAGCCCCAGAATGTAGAGGAACACAATTTTCACTCTGTTCTAGATAAGAGTTACGACAATACGTCTTCCGATTCCGAAAATGAATTTCAGCCCTTCCGAGAAGAGCCAGCATTGAAAGTAGATTCCAGTGAAAATAAGTATGAACACTCAAACCACTTTAATGTTGTGAAGCAGCTGGCCGACCCCTCCCTGTATAATAATGAACAGCCAAAACATGCAGATTCCGAGGACAGTATTGAATTTCGACATTACCCTTTGACCGGAGGCATTTTTGGTGCAATATCTAACAAGAGCTCTGGCATGGGTAACTCTGCAGACCCAGAACGCAGAGACCAGCACTTAGATATTCCCAAGGATGAAAATCGCTTCCACTGTGAGATTTGTAAGAAAGCGTTTAAAAACCCATACAGTGTTAAGATGCATTACAAAAATGTACACCCCAAAGAAATGCATTTATGTACAATCAATGGCTGCAATGCTGCTTTCCCTTCCCGGAGGAGCAGAGACAG GCACAGTTCTAATCTGAATCTTCATCATAAGCTACTGACCAAAGATGCTTTGGAACTGCAGAACAACTCTTACAATATCCCTTATCTTCTAAAAGACATGGCCAAGGATCACTACCAGTACTCCCCACTAAAAAACCCAGGACAAACATCTGTGATCTTCAAAGGAATGAACCGAACAGGGAGTCTGGTTTATCCCATGAACAAGATCAGAGAGCCTTGTTTGGACAGCTTTGGTGCAGATCCTGTGAATGACAGCGTTGTGTTGGATTTGAGCACCAATGCGAGTATCAAGTCAGCAAGCAGTTCACATTCCTCGTGGGACTCGGATGGCGGAAGTGAAGAAG GCAAAAGCATTATCTTGAAAGAACGAAACAATGATGCATTTCAAAATAGAGGATGTGCAAACAACTCCTTTTACTGA